Genomic DNA from Desulfurella sp.:
TTGTAGTTGGCACTTCTATATTTGGATCAATATGATTTTTGACAGCCATTTGTTTGTAGTAGAAAACTGCTTTTTTATGTATAACCTGTGCGCCAAAAGAAGGGCCATAGCCAAATATTTTTCTAAACATGCTGGATTCTTTAAAAACCTCTAAAGAAGCCTTCATCATTGCAAATCTTATAACAATACCTGGATCTTTTTCGTAATATATGGTTTGATTTAGTCTTTTTTGTATAAAACTTGTGTTGTAGAACCCTATAGACACTACAGCAAAAAGCAAAAGCAATATTAAGGTTTTTTTATTTCTTAAAATCAAAGGCAGACATAGTATGCTTACAATAATTGCCAGCCAATCGGCCCTTTCTTGTGCTAAGATACCAGCAAAAAATGCTAAAATCGACACTAAATAATAGAATTTATTCTTTAAAAAAATGCCCAAACTTCCAAAGAAAAAGCTAGACATTACCATGATAATCCCAGCATAAGATGCACACCCGCTAAAACCAAAAATTCCGGGCATTGGTTTAACAAAATGAAGATTATTTATTCCAACAGAAAAAATATCAACGGGTCTAATGCCAAAAAAAGCATTAAAATAAAGCCCCAAAGTTCCAATTATAGTAAAAACGCCTAGCACATTAACAATCAATGTAAAATTGGCTTTTGAACGCGAAGTTATCCAATAGGGGGCAAAGTGCCAGATATACTGGAAATTCAGCAAAGAATGGATTGGGTTTAGTGAAAAAACGCTAGAAAAAAATTCTTTTAGCGAAAACAAACCTATGGGCAAATCTTCTTTTTTAAATTTAAATTCTTTTGCAATAATTAAAAAAATCAGTCCCAAAACGCCTATACTGATTGCAAGGTTATCTGCTGCAATTGATACACTGACAAAAACAGCAAACAATACTGTGCTTATAAAAATAAACTTATAAGCTGAATATTTTAATGCACTGTATTTTATCAAATCAAGTTTTTTAATTTTCTATCCCTCGTTTGAACAAGCGTATAAGTGTCAACAAAACATAATGTATTTTGAAAACTACTGCCTGCAAACAACAATATTATTCAAAAACAATCATTTTGACAACCAAAAACTAAACTTTGCAGTTTGTCCAAACAACTTTATACTAAAATATCTAAAAACGTATAAATGACCCGCTAATCTGTTAAACTGATATTTTTAGAAAGATTATTTAAAAGACATTTTAAGAGTTTTATAGTTTTTTAAAGTAGGTTTAGATTAAAATGATT
This window encodes:
- a CDS encoding O-antigen ligase, whose amino-acid sequence is MIKYSALKYSAYKFIFISTVLFAVFVSVSIAADNLAISIGVLGLIFLIIAKEFKFKKEDLPIGLFSLKEFFSSVFSLNPIHSLLNFQYIWHFAPYWITSRSKANFTLIVNVLGVFTIIGTLGLYFNAFFGIRPVDIFSVGINNLHFVKPMPGIFGFSGCASYAGIIMVMSSFFFGSLGIFLKNKFYYLVSILAFFAGILAQERADWLAIIVSILCLPLILRNKKTLILLLLFAVVSIGFYNTSFIQKRLNQTIYYEKDPGIVIRFAMMKASLEVFKESSMFRKIFGYGPSFGAQVIHKKAVFYYKQMAVKNHIDPNIEVPTTIDNFYFNTLMNSGLFGLALILCAFLMLLINNIKRLKSADTQQKGILVGIILGLIAFYVASGFDNLLGSAQVSIYLSFMLGLAEIGLKNNIL